The Vibrio penaeicida sequence CCCAGACATACCTAAAGCAAGCGACCAAATGCACCACTTCCCTTTCGATAACATCGTATTGCTCCTTTGCTTACTTTCTTTAGCTGATCGTTTAGAACGGCTGATCATGTAGAACGCACTTTCTTGAAGGACGGAATCTTTGCTAGGTCATACTCTCAAGGTCATAGCTTTGTATAGCTATCGCTATGCCAGACAATGGCTTTGTTAGACACTAGATTCGCGAGAGTCCAGCTTCAAAGATCATTCGTGCTTATTCAGTGTGCTCGCGTTTAAAAATGAGGAAAATTGGACTCTGGATGAAGTTTTCTCATCCCTTAGTTGGAGGGAAAGTCTCCACCCTAGGGCGGAGAGGAATTGGGCTACTCAGCCCCTAGTTCTTTGTATAGTTCAGGAATAGGACAATCAATGGTCATTGCAAGACACCAAGCCTGCATTCGCCCATCAGAAAGCGTGGCAATAACCACATCTTCTAAAGCATACGATAGCTGACGGTAATCGGCTTGAACCGCCATACCAATGTCCCACCGTAGAATACCTAATGTGGGAAAATGCGTATCCGAGAGTTTGATCGATTCACCAGACCGATTTTTCATCCACTGAACTTGCCCACCTAACCCCATTACCGCGTGTACCTCTCCGGTGTTGAGTGCACCGAACGCAAGCTGCAAGCTATTGTATGTTTTGGTGTTTTGACGAAAGCGCCCACCAAATGCTGTCGCGAAATAGAACTGAGGGACAGTATCTATCTCCACGCCCACGGGAATGTATTGAAACATCGCAACCGTTTCTATTTGGGCATTCTTAGAGGCATCAAATGCCACTCGCCATCGCTCTGTTTGGTAAGGGGCAAACATGTACACGCGTTCATGTGCGGGTAAGCCAAGGTCGTCCCTTTTAAGTTGCCATTTCCTGTCATAGGGAACACGCATCATGACATCGGCTTTTACTCGCGTTCCGTCGTTTGTATGCAGATTTAACCCTTTCCATAAGTAGTTACGCATATCATCTTCAGCGGTTTCGTCTGCCGTCATCCATAAGAATCTCAACTCGACATCGAGCGCCTCTGCAAAAGCTCGGGCGAGTTCAACGTCAATGCCTTTCTCCGTTTCACCTTCAATGAATGAGTACGGTGGAAAATCACGATAAAACGCAACTTTTATGTAACCGCTATCGACAATGTCGTCCATCGAACGGGCAGAAGCTAGCATGGAAGGCTGCCATAAAATCGCCGCCGCTAAGCAAATGTAGATGATCGCTTTCATATCAACTTTCTGGTGCAACAGATTCAAGCCAAGTTCTTATTGCCCATAGTGCTTCTTGGTTTAGATGTTCCGTCATTTTTGGCATGTAAACAGCCCCGTTTCTGACTGCGCCATTCTGAACACGGTAGACATACCATTCATCACCATCAAAGTCGGGCTCAAGAAAACGAAGATCTGGGGCGATGCCGCCAGAAATGCCCTCTAAACCATGGCATCGAGCGCAATTTTGGTTGTAAGCAGAAGCACCAATTCGTTCTATTTCAGCGCGTTCACTGGCTTGCAGTTCGCGATATGGGTTGGTGTCTTGCCAATCTTCCCCTAGTTGAGGAATAGACGATGTGTCTATCGATTGGGGGGTGACATTTCCGTGTGCCGCCACTGGCTCGGATAAGAAAATCAAGCTTGGCATAACAGCGGCAACTGGCACCAAAAATCCACCTAAAATAGTTACAACGGCTTTTCTCGGTTGCCATTTTTTACGTAACTTCCATATAAAATTTTTCATGATTCGTACTCCTTCACTTCACTACTTTTCTAGTTTCAGTGTATGGGTACACGGCATCGAACAAAATCATCCAAAAGCTTCGTATTTTGTCATCCTTTAGGAGGAAATCGCCTGTTTTACTGGGTTACAGCGTGGTCAAAACCAAACTTTGTTGATTAGAGTAGTCAGCAATAGGAAACGGAATCGGAGGCAGAATGCTTCATTTTTTTAAGCGAAGACCGCAGATAAAGCGAAATTGGATGAAGATCGTTTTGATGGGTATTTCTCTGTCATCCGGTTCACATTACGCCTTTGCTCTGGACGTGAACGTCGCGTATTTGAAGCTGGTTCAAGACGCGATAACAGCGACTCCTATTTACCTACGCTCTCCCTCAAACAGTGGCATAGCTGGAGCTGAGTTATCCATCGAAGACAGCAACGGAGCTGGAAAATTTTTGGGTCATCAATACACGCTATCTTCAGTAAGAGAAACTAGCCAAGATGCACTCGTTTCCCACGCTAAATCGCTTAATCAATCAGGAACGAAGCTTTACTTAGTGGATAGTGACGCCGCGACGTTGAAACGCGTTCAAGCGGCTTTACCTTCTGAAGCACTGATATTTAATGTCAACTCAGCCAATCAGGCATTACGAACTGAGGCGTGCCTCGCCAATGTTTTACACACTTCGCCAAGCTATCGCATGTTGTCCGATGCCATTGCCCAATGGCTCCGTTACAAAAAGCTTACAAAGGTTCTGCTGATTACCGGTTCAACAGAGCAAGATTTGGAAATGGCAGACAATGTTCGAGCCAGTATCAAACGCCTTGGATTAAAGATCATCGCAGATAAGCCATGGACATTTGATGCCGATTTAAGGCGCAGCACCGCCAAAGAAATCCCGCTGTTCACTCAATACAAAAACTACGACGCCGTTTGGGTGGTGGATGTGCACAGCGTGTTTGGTCAGTACCTCCCTTTTAATACCTGGCTACCAAGACCCGTTGTGGGAACTCATGGATTACGAGCAGACAATTGGCATAAAGCGATTGAGCAATGGGCCGCCATACAACTTCAGCATCGATTTTTTGAGCAATCGGATCGATTTATGAATGCTCATGACTACTCGGCTTGGGTTGCCATTCGTGCTCTCAACGCGGCAGTCACTCAAACAAATTCAGTGGAACCTCATTTAATTCATGAACATTTGCTCAGCTCAACGTTTGAATTTGGTGCTTACAAAGGCAGAAAACTGAGTTTCAGACCATGGAGTGGTCAGCTACGTCAGCCTATTCCACTTGCTCACCCAAGTGCGCTTGTGGCATCCGCCCCATTAGATGGCTACTTACACCCTTTTAATGACTTAGACACTTTGGGCGCTGACAAACAGGATTCAAAATGCAATTTGACCAAGTAAAAAGGTTACTCGGATATATAAGAAATTCAAAAGGATAGGAAAATGAACCGTTATTTAAAGCATCTCCCTCTTTGCATGTTATGCACGTTGCCGTGGCTAACCGTGGCTTCTTTTGCGTCAGAGGTCGCCTATGTTTCTAATGAAAAAGACGACTCGATTAGTTTGATTGATATGGGCAGTTTAAACGTGCTCAAAACAATCACCGTGGGTGACCGACCACGAGGTATTTTGCTGAGTAAAGACAAGACCCAACTCTATATTTGTGCTAGTGAATCGGACACCGTGCAAATATTGGATTTAGCCACGCAAGACATCATCGGCGAGCTGCCTTCTGGGGAGGACCCAGAGCAATTTGCTTTGCACCCTAACGGGAGTACATTATACGTCGCTAATGAAGATGATGCCCTTCTCACCGTCATCGATATTCCATCCAAAAGCGTGATTACCCAAATTGACGTCGGCGTAGAGCCAGAAGGTGTTGCGGTGAGCCCGGATGGTTCGACCGTTATCGTTACCTCGGAAACCTCCAACATGGCGCACTGGATAGATTCTAAAACTAACCAAGTCGTTCATAATACGTTAGTTGATGAGCGACCAAGACATGCTGAATTTACCAAAAGTGGCGAAAGGCTTTGGATCAGCTCCGAGATTGGTGGCACGGTAAAAGTGATTGATACTGAATCAAGGCAAGTATTAAAGACACTCAGCTTCAAACCGAAAGGCATCCATTCCCATAAAATTCAGCCAGTGGGCATTCAGCTTTCGAGCGATGGAAAACTCGCATTTGTCGCCCTTGGCCCTGCAAACCATATCGCGATTGTCGATCAGCAATCTTTGGAAATTCTCGATTATCTCTTGGTTGGAAGACGTGTCTGGCACATGGCATTTAACGCGGCAGAAGACAAACTTCTTACTACAAATGGAGTCAGTGGCGACGTATCGATCATTGATGTCTCCAATCTAAAGGTTCTGAAATCCATCAAAGTTGGTCGCTACCCTTGGGGTGCTGTCATCAAAGAGACACCACAATGATTCCGGTTAGTGTTAAGAGCCTAACGTTTCAACGGGGCAATAGAATCACGCTCAAAGATGTCTCTTTCGAGCTCTCTAGTGGTATCACAATATTGCTTGGCCCTAATGGCTCTGGCAAAACCACCCTATTTTCATTACTTACTCGCCTTCTTCCTCAGCAGGAAGGTGAGATTTTGATGTTTGGCCAGTCTTTGATTGAACAGCCTCAGCACAGCGCAAAAAATACAGGTGTGGTTTTTCAACAAAGTGCTTTGGATTTAGATTTAACCGGTGAGCAAAACCTTTTTTATTACGGTGGGCTAAGGGGGTTAAGCAGAACAGAAACCGTCACTGCATTTTTGCCTTTGGTTCAAGAGTTTGAATTGGAGAACACCTTAAAAAAGAAGGTAAGAGAATTGAATGGCGGGCACCGGCGGCGGTTGGAGATAGTTCGGGCGATGTTGCACTCTCCACGTCTATTACTTTTAGACGAACCAAGCTCTGGTTTAGACCCCGAAGTAAGAAAAGTGCTCGTACGCTTAATACGAAAAACGGCCACACAAAGTGAAACATGTGTGCTTTGGGCTACGCACCTCATTGATGAAGTAGAGCTCAACGATAACGTATTAATGCTTTTAAAGGGGAACTTGATTGAGCAAGGTAACGTGAGTGAACTATGCCAAAAATACCGCTGTGACTCTGTTCAGCAATTGTATCAAACGTGTCTAGGGGCTGTTGAGCCCAAGTAAGGATGCAACGTGAACTATTGGTTTGGTTTTTCTAGCATTGTGTACCGTGAGCTTTTAAAGTTCACTCAGCAAAAAACACGCTTCGCCAGTAGCTTAGTGCGCCCCCTGCTCTGGCTAATCGTATTTGCAGCCGGTTTTAGAGCCGCACTGGGGATTTCGATAATAGAGCCGTACGCCACATACATTAATTATGAAGAGTACATACTGCCTGGGCTATGCGCCATGGTCTTACTTTTTAATAGTATGCAAAGCGCACTCTCCATCGTTTATGATCGCGAAATGGGGTCGATAAAACTACTTCTGACTAGCCCCCTCCCACGATGGTTCCTCATATTATCTAAGCAAATTGCCAGTTCGTTAGTTTCATTACTTCAAGTTTATGCCTTCTTAGGTATTGCCTACATATATGGGATTGAGCCACCAGCCCTGGGTTTCTTCTATGCGCTACCTGCTTGCTTCATAACGGCGATGATGCTTTCAGGTCTCGGGATCGTAATCGCATCCTACATTCATCAGTTAGAAAACTTCGCTGGGGTAATGAACTTCGTCATTTTCCCTATGTTCTTTATGTCGTCAGCCCTTTATCCTTTATGGAAAATGCAGGAATCCAGTGAATGGTTATACCAAATCTGCCGCTCTAACCCATTTACCTATTGTGTCGAGCTGATTAGGTACGCGCTCTATTCCCAATTTAATCAAATAGGAACAATAGTGGTAGTGACTCTTGCTCTATTATTTTCTTTATTGGCTTCCTATCAGTTTAATTTAAAAAAACAGTAGCCATGAATTTTCATTATGATATAACATATCAATATTAAAAATAATTAAATCTACCTTGGTTCAAAAATTACGTAATATTAGTAATCTCAATTTCAAAACCCTAGCACTGTAATCAAAATTCAAAGATCAATGCTAAATATTCTCTTTTCTTATTTACGAAACTTCTTTTAATTACTTATCAGTAATTGATAAATAAGCTCATTGCATAAACAATTAAACCAACTTTTTGTTTCAATATAATTTCAACGGTAGATTTATTATAGCTTACAGGTAACCTTTAGATTGTTCAGCGTTTAAACCCCAAGCTCAGAATAATATTTTATCGATGCCTTTTTTGAAGCAATACCACACTTTAGCCTGATTATTTATTTAACAGATAGTGTAAGAATTGGAATTTTTATGCACTTAGAATGGTTGAAATGCAAGCTTTTGATTTTCATTGCATTTAGCTCCATTTTCACATTTTATTTATTTTTCCTGTGAAAGATTATAATTATATTTGATATGCCTATTTTTCAATTACTACCATGGGTGGTCTCCTTTATATTCGAGAAACCTAATAAGCGTGTAAGCGCTCATTGCACGCTTTATTTAAGTGAACGTTATTTAAATAGAACTTTCTTGGATATAGAAATGGAACACTCAAAGTCAACTTCAAAGGAAATGAATAATGAAAATGGCGAACACTAAATTATCTTTGATCGCGATCTCGGTCGCGTCAGTCATGCTCTCTGGCTGTACTCCTGAACTATACGCAAAATATGTCAGCGACCAGATTGAGAAAGACGCGGTAGTAAAGCATCTCGATAAATTAGAAAAGCGTGCGGTGCCCACTCCGGATGGTAGTGCTCTTACTCGTGCCGCAGGCACAAAAGGCTATAAACGTTCACTAAAATATATCGCTAAGAAATTAAGAAAAGCCGGATATAAGGTGACTAAGCAAGGGTTTGATTTTAGAAGCTGGCAAGAATTACCAAACACCTCTGTTACGGTTGATGGTAAAGCTCTCCTCTCAACTAAAGATGCAGGAGAAGGCGAAGTCGCTGATTACGCAACCATGTCATACTCCGGCTCATCGAATGGGACAGTTGACGGCAACATCGTTTTTGTCACACCTGACTTCCGTTTTGATCAACCAGACTATGATGATACAGATGGCTGTGAGGCGACCGACTTTGATGGTAAGGATGTCACTGGCAAAGTAGCGGTGATTCAACGCGGTGGTTGCTCGTTCAACGCGAAAGCGACGAATGCTCAAGCAGCCGGAGCTACTGGTGTGATCATCTTTAACCAAGGTAACTCAGAAGGGCGTAAAGGCGTAGTGGCAGGTACGTTAAGCCGCGACAGCACCGTCACTATCCCGACATTTGGTTTGCGTTATGACCTAGGTAAACAATGGTTCGACGACCTTGCCAATGGTGCGATCAACGCTTCCTTAAATGTTACCGTCATGAACAGAATCGTGAAAACACATAACTTGATTGCAGAAACTCGCCGTGGCGATGATGATCAGGTTATTATGCTAGGTGCACACTTAGATTCTGTTCCTGAAGGTCCAGGCATCAACGATAATGGCTCTGGTTCTGCAGGCTTACTTGAATATGCGTTAACTCTTGCTGATACGGGTATCAAGCCTCGAAACAAAATCCGCTTCGCATGGTGGGCAGCGGAAGAAGCTGGACTAATCGGTTCAAACTACTACACCGAAGAACTGTTCAAACCTATTCTGGATGAAGCGCGTAAGCAAATCATGGAAGAACTAGGCATTGAAGATCCGGCCGATCTTACTGAAGAACAAAACAAACTGGTTGAAGCTCGTTACAACGAAATGAACAACGTGAAGTTGTATCTAAACTTCGACATGATCGGTTCGCCTAACTACATTTACGGTGTTATGGATGGCGATTTGTCAGACACGAAAGACAGCCCAGATAACGCGTATACTGGCGACTTCGAGCCTCCATTTGGTACATCAGACATTGAAACTCAGTTTATCAATTTCTTTGGTGACAATGGCGAGACAACTGTCCCTCAAGCACTTTCTAAACGTTCTGACTACGCAGGATTTGCAGATTGGGGAGTCGCATTCGGCGGGTTATTTACTGGTGCAGAGAAACTTAAGTCGGCTGAAGAAGTCGGTGAATTTGGTGGTGATATCGATGTCGCATACGACAAGTGTTATCACCGTGCCTGTGACGATTCAACTAACGTCAGTCACAAAGCACTGTTCATGAACACCAAAGCTCTAACCTATGTCACGACCTACTATGCGATGAGTGAAGACTTATTCCCAGAACCTGCTGAACCTAAAGCAGCAGCACGACAAGCTCGTAGCTTCTCTGCGGAATCCGCTCCAAAAGAAACACTGCGCATTGGTGAACGTCTGAAAGCAGCAGACAGCGTATCTGACCACGATCACTTCCATGGTGATTTTGACCAAGACTTCGAATAACACGGTCTGAATCCCAGCCATATTAATGGCTGGGATTTTTTTCTTGTTCTAACTTTGGTATCACGCTTTTAAGGTCATTTTGCAATTCAAGTGTACTTTGTTGACCAAGTTGCCTCATCTCACATGAGGGTTTGTGCAGTAAATGTGAGCCCTTGTGGTCTTAACACCAATCATCTCTTATTGATAAACTTGTGGAAAAATACGTGCTACGACGCATTTCTTCGAGGGTTTTCCACAAGCCAAAAAACCTCCAACCCCATTAAAATAGGACAACATCACTACATTGTTCATTTCTGCACCACCTTATTTACTAACAAAACTAGCAGCTAACCCGCTAGGAATGGCACAGATTATGGAAATAGGTTTAGTGGAATAAGCAGCAGGTTACACAACATAATTAACAGGTATTAACATGAGTTACATCTAGCTTAAAAAGCTTTAAATTCAACAAGTAAATTAAAAATCTCCTACAAACTATCAGCCCCAATCCATACTGATTACAGCAACAATTTTCATGAGTACCATTGCGTAAGCGGCGTGCAGATAACTTGCGTCTCCGTTCAGATTTGTACTCTCGAAAACGAAAATCATAGGAATATCATACGCTGGTAACGAGTGTTAACCGAGTTATCCACAGAAAATGTGGATAACATTTTGAAAACGTTGCCAGATCACAAAACAGTAATAAAAAAACACACTAATCAGATTTTTTACTACTGTCATTAAAGTGAAAACTGTATGCACTATATTTCACAACAATAAACTCAAGTGATTTTAAGATACGAGGATTGAACTTTGCGTATGGAAATTCAAAATCATCTGGCTAGAGCATCAGTAAAAAGCAATTTGGGTTCAGAGCCTTCTAGCGATAGCAAAAATTGGCTTAAAGAGCCCGTAAAAGCGATTGTTAAACCTGCTTTGCGCGTTAACCCAGAAGAAGGGGTTACTACAGGCTTTGTTGGTAGTGCAACAGAAACAATTGCTGGTGTCATGACACCGGAAAGTATGGTCTGGTACTAAACCGCTACAATATCGACTCTAACCATATAGATTCGTTAACTGTATCCTAGCGTTTCCCCTATAACGCCAGAGGTAAAGAGCTCCCATGCGAGCTCTTCTGCTTACTTGCCGCTAGTCTAATCAAATTCGAACAGTACTCATTTATCTATATACCCAAGTTTTATCTATATACCCAAGAGGTCTCAAGGTTCAGGATTCAGGTCTTCGTATTCTGTTCCAGTTCAAGGAAAAGAACGCAGCGGAATAAACTGCCTCGCTAACAAAACATGCACAAAGAATGTGTCTACATTGCGACCAATTTGATTCAACCTAACAGATCTTTATTCCCATGGTTGTACATGCCTAATCAGCGTTTTAAGGTGAGAACAGATTAATCGCTAAGAGGTAGTTCCATGAAATACACACAAGATCATCTCGACGAATTGAACCTTCTTCTTCAATTCGATATCAGTAGCTCAGCCACTGGTATTAAAGTCCACCAAGACGCATCAGAATCGGCACAAGGGGCGGTCCAGCGATTGTTTCAAAAAGGTCTATGTACTCAAGCCGACGGTGGCTATTTAACGGATGAAGGTATCGAAGTGGCTGAACACGCAGACAAGGTTCTTCGCGTTTTAAGTGCCACAGGTGCTTAAGCATGAAGAAAATCGCCATTTTAGGCGCAGGCTGGCTAGGACTTCCCCTAGCCAAATTGCTGATAGAAGCCGGCCATAAGGTTATTGCTAGTAAAACAACCCTTGAAGGTTGTGAGCAACTTAAACAGGAAGGCATTGAAGCTTTTCTATTCCGCTTATCTGAAAATGAACAAGAGTGTGCTAGCCAGCTTATTCAACATCTGAAAAACCATGACATTGACGTTTTGATAGGTGCATTTCCACCTGGTTTTCGTAAAGGAGGCGGTCTGCATTATTTGAATCACTGGCAAGCTATGGTTAAAGCCGCAACCGACGCTGGTGTTAAGAAAATAGTAAAAGTCAGCTCCACGACCGTTTATCCAGAGCAACCAACCAAAATGAATGAAGCGTGTGCTTCTCTTTCCATTGCACTTGAAAATACCGCATTTTCTGAAAAAGCTGTCATCATGTTGAAAGCTGAACAAGCCATTATTGAATCTGGCTTGGACTACGTTGTGGTTCGATGCAGTGGTTTGGTTGGCGCAGACAGACACCCATCCCGTTTTGCCGCGAGGTTAAAATCGGTCAGTTCTTCTGCTCCCGCCAATATGCTGCATCAGGATGATGCTGTTGGCGTCGTCGCTTTCGCTGTGACCAATCTCCAAAATACCGTTGTCAACGCAACCAGCCCGTCAACCGTGAGTAAAGCGGAATACTATCAACGAGCCATTGAATCCGTGAGTTCAGATAGTGTCCTTTCATTGCCCCCCGTGGTAGACCAACCCGGTAAAATGATCGTGACGGACAAATTGATTTCTTTGGGCTATCAGTACCTCTATCCGAGTACTTTAGACGCGCTATAGGAGAGTGTATGGCAACCCGGTTATATCAAGATATAGAAACTGTTTGGCATTACATGCAAATGCACCAACGTATTGAAAATGCAGATTGCATATTTTGTATGTGCAGCAATGATGAAAGAGTGGCGGAATATGCCGCTAGCCTCTATTTGAAAGGCATCGCACCAAAATTGGTGTTTTCCGGCGCACAAGGTCGCCTAACTGAAGGCTTATTTGATCTCAGTGAAGCAGAACATTTTGCAGAAATTGCAAAACAAATGGGCGTTCCATCAGAACACATATTGCTAGAAACACACGCGACCAATTCAGGTGAAAATGTGGTTTTCACTGCCAACTTGTTTAGAGAAATTGATTTTTCCCCAGACCGGGTTTTGTTGGTTCAAAAGCCTTACATGGAAAGGCGCGCATACGCGACGTTCAAGAAACAATGGGACTTGCCATACGTAGAGGTGAATGTCACATCGTCTGGAGGCAAATTTTCAGACTACTTCACCGATTCGATACCCTCCAATTTAGTTATCGAAACCATGCTCGGAGATTTTGAGCGTTTGCAAACTTATCCTGAAAAGGGATACCAGATCGAACAAGACATCCCAGACGGGGTGATGCTTGCTTATCAGAATATAAAAGCGCGACCTTCTTTTTCTTAATAAAAAAGTGATAATCACAACTCAGCCCAAACCTCATTTGATGCTTGGGCTGAGTATAAAAGAAGTGAACTCATAAAGAAGGCGCATAGCAGGAGAAATTTAATGGAAGTCTTGAATCAAGCTGTCGGCTTTCTTGCAGAAAATAAACTAATATCAAGTGCACTGCTGATTTTGCTCATTGTACTGGTTAGAAGAATCGTCATTTCTTTGATCCGAGGTGACATCAATTTCCTCACCGAAGACCAAAGAAAATGGATCTCTCGCACCAAAAACAGTGCGTTTTCAGTCATCATTATTACGCTATTTTTATTATGGCAATCCGAAATCAGTGAATTTGCACTGTCGCTCACCGCAATTGCTGTAGCTGTTGTAGTCGCATCTAAAGAAATTATTCTGTGCTTCACAGGCTCGATTCAAAGGGCGAGCTCTCGTTCATTTAGAATTGGTGATTGGATTGAGGTTGGTAACCTTTGTGGGGAAGTGATTGAGCACAATTTGATGGCAACAGTGATTCAAGAAATTGATTTGCACCACGGTAACTATAACTACACCGGAAAAACAGCAACTCTACCAAACAGTATGTTTTTCAGTGTTCCCGTGAAAAATCTAAACTTTATGAAACGCTACGTTTACCACAGTTTCAATATTGTTGTAGGGGAATTTCGTAACCTTTACCCTATGTTCCCTAGCCTCTTGGCAAAAATTGATGACCACTGCGAAGACTTTATTGATGTCGCTAAACGATACAACGTTGTCATTGAGCGTCATGCCGGCGTCGATTTACCTGGTGCAGAACCGCATATCTCCGTTTCTAGCGCGAATACTGGCGAACAAATTGTTCATTTCATGCTTTTTTGCCCAACAGATCGCGCATTTGAAATTGAACAGCTGATTCGTGAAGATTTTATGGCTATGTATCAACGCCATTTCGGTCAGAAGAATCCAACTTCACTAACCTAAAATCAGGTTAATAATTTGCACTGTGCTCCGCGTGCTACATACAAGAAACCAAGCGACTGGCTTGGTTTTTTTATTTGTATTGATTCTTAAAAGTTTGGGTGGCTAAAAACGAAAAAATCTCGACATTTCTGTCGAGATTTCAGAATTTTGGAGCGACACACGAGGTTCCCGATCTTCAAGGCGTAGGCGTGACCTCAACCTTGACAAGGTTGTGCTTGCTTTGAGTTTGATAAGGGAATTCTGAGTGAAAAATTGGAGCGACACACGAGGTTCCCGATCTTCAAGGCATAAGCGTGACCTCAACCTTGACAAGGTTGTGCTTGCTTTGAGTTTGATAAAGGAATTCAGAGTGAAAAATTGGAGCGACACACGAGGTTCCCGATCTTCAAGGCGTAAGCGTGACCTCAACCTTGACAAGGTTGTGATTGTTTTGATTTTGATAAAGGAATTTGGAGTGGGAAATTGGAGCGACACACGAGGTTCCCGATCTTCAAGGCATAAGCGTGACCTCAACCTTGACAAGGTTGTGCTTGCTTTGAGTTTGATAAAGGAATTCAGAGTGAAAAATTGGAGCGACACACGAGGTTCGAACTCGTGACCTCAACCTTGGCAAGGTTGCGCTCTACCAGCTGAGCTAGTGTCGCATAATATTCGAGAGATGGTGCCCCGGGCCGGACTTGAACCGGCACAGCGCGAACGCCGAGGGATTTTAAATCCCTTGTGTCTACCAATTCCACCACCAGGGCACACAATATTCATTGTGATGGAGACACCATCTTGATATCGCAATGAAGCCATATCATTTTAATTTGGAGCGACACACGAGGTTCCCGATCTTCAAGGCTTAGGCGTGACCTCAACCTTGGCAAGGGAACACCTTGCATCACAATTTGATGAAGTATCATCAAACAAAATTTGGAGCGACACACGAGGTTCGAACTCGTGACCTCAACCTTGGCAAGGTTGCGCTCTACCAGCTGAGCTAGTGTCGCAAATGGAGGCGCGTCCCGGAGTCGAACCGAGGTCCACGGATTTGCAATCCGCTGCATAGCCACTCTGCCAACACGCCTTCAACTCAATTCGAAAACTTGAATCAGTTCCTCTTGAGTACGGGGAGGCATTCTACGCATTCCCGCGAGAGCGTCAACTGTATTTTTTAGTTTTTTGATTCGTTTGGCTATTTTCCGGTCAAAACACGCAAAACAGTTCTTTTAATCATCCCATAGCTAGTCTCTATAGACCTTTCGAGATTATTCTTCAAACAGTTTGTAACCCATTACCAAAGCCAACGAGATAAGTTTTACGCTAGGTATATACCCATGCATAAGAACGGAAACAAGAGTCTTCTTTCCGTTAACAATGTTGAATTCATCAATCAGCTCATTAG is a genomic window containing:
- a CDS encoding M28 family metallopeptidase, whose translation is MKMANTKLSLIAISVASVMLSGCTPELYAKYVSDQIEKDAVVKHLDKLEKRAVPTPDGSALTRAAGTKGYKRSLKYIAKKLRKAGYKVTKQGFDFRSWQELPNTSVTVDGKALLSTKDAGEGEVADYATMSYSGSSNGTVDGNIVFVTPDFRFDQPDYDDTDGCEATDFDGKDVTGKVAVIQRGGCSFNAKATNAQAAGATGVIIFNQGNSEGRKGVVAGTLSRDSTVTIPTFGLRYDLGKQWFDDLANGAINASLNVTVMNRIVKTHNLIAETRRGDDDQVIMLGAHLDSVPEGPGINDNGSGSAGLLEYALTLADTGIKPRNKIRFAWWAAEEAGLIGSNYYTEELFKPILDEARKQIMEELGIEDPADLTEEQNKLVEARYNEMNNVKLYLNFDMIGSPNYIYGVMDGDLSDTKDSPDNAYTGDFEPPFGTSDIETQFINFFGDNGETTVPQALSKRSDYAGFADWGVAFGGLFTGAEKLKSAEEVGEFGGDIDVAYDKCYHRACDDSTNVSHKALFMNTKALTYVTTYYAMSEDLFPEPAEPKAAARQARSFSAESAPKETLRIGERLKAADSVSDHDHFHGDFDQDFE
- a CDS encoding TIGR02647 family protein, whose protein sequence is MKYTQDHLDELNLLLQFDISSSATGIKVHQDASESAQGAVQRLFQKGLCTQADGGYLTDEGIEVAEHADKVLRVLSATGA
- a CDS encoding NAD(P)H-binding protein, coding for MKKIAILGAGWLGLPLAKLLIEAGHKVIASKTTLEGCEQLKQEGIEAFLFRLSENEQECASQLIQHLKNHDIDVLIGAFPPGFRKGGGLHYLNHWQAMVKAATDAGVKKIVKVSSTTVYPEQPTKMNEACASLSIALENTAFSEKAVIMLKAEQAIIESGLDYVVVRCSGLVGADRHPSRFAARLKSVSSSAPANMLHQDDAVGVVAFAVTNLQNTVVNATSPSTVSKAEYYQRAIESVSSDSVLSLPPVVDQPGKMIVTDKLISLGYQYLYPSTLDAL
- a CDS encoding YdcF family protein, with translation MATRLYQDIETVWHYMQMHQRIENADCIFCMCSNDERVAEYAASLYLKGIAPKLVFSGAQGRLTEGLFDLSEAEHFAEIAKQMGVPSEHILLETHATNSGENVVFTANLFREIDFSPDRVLLVQKPYMERRAYATFKKQWDLPYVEVNVTSSGGKFSDYFTDSIPSNLVIETMLGDFERLQTYPEKGYQIEQDIPDGVMLAYQNIKARPSFS
- a CDS encoding mechanosensitive ion channel family protein, coding for MEVLNQAVGFLAENKLISSALLILLIVLVRRIVISLIRGDINFLTEDQRKWISRTKNSAFSVIIITLFLLWQSEISEFALSLTAIAVAVVVASKEIILCFTGSIQRASSRSFRIGDWIEVGNLCGEVIEHNLMATVIQEIDLHHGNYNYTGKTATLPNSMFFSVPVKNLNFMKRYVYHSFNIVVGEFRNLYPMFPSLLAKIDDHCEDFIDVAKRYNVVIERHAGVDLPGAEPHISVSSANTGEQIVHFMLFCPTDRAFEIEQLIREDFMAMYQRHFGQKNPTSLT